A genome region from Solanum pennellii chromosome 12, SPENNV200 includes the following:
- the LOC107005289 gene encoding putative GATA transcription factor 22 has product MIPNYTNSSSSSSFPFELNNEVHHDYLSHNNNNNMSLVSPYNNNYQFASSSTNSSCQNFFNISTTTNIQDQSGYDYQFHQPQHHHEVDNFASRSSGSHDHVEKKNKGLKLTLWKKGGQKVKNLKVEDQKQQIIETDYSSNSSSNNNIIPIRVCSDCNTTKTPLWRSGPKGPKSLCNACGIRQRKARRAAAAAAAASTTPNNGTNFTSTETTTTTTMKIKVQQQKHKVTKVNANHVVPFKKRCKFLSSTTTPAPESGLVPTPAPRVGSSSSSSFYNNNNNDVQQKKKICFEDFFMNLSNNLAIHRVFPQDEKEAAILLMALSSGLVHG; this is encoded by the exons ATGATTCCCAATTAcacaaattcttcttcttcttcttcatttcctTTTGAACTTAATAATGAAGTTCATCATGATTATCTaagtcataataataataataatatgtctCTTGTTAGTccttataataataactatcaATTTGCTTCATCATCTACAAATTCATCTTGTCAAAATTTCTTCAATATTTCAACTACAACTAATATTCAAGATCAAAGTGGATATGATTATCAATTTCATCAGCCACAACACCATCATGAG GTTGATAATTTTGCTTCAAGATCAAGTGGATCACATGATCATGtagagaagaaaaacaagggacTCAAATTAACCTTATGGAAAAAAGGGGGGCAAAAAGTGAAGAATTTGAAAGTAGAAGATCAAAAGCAACAAATCATAGAAACTGATTATAGCAGCAACAGCTCTTCCAACAACAATATCATCCCAATTAGGGTTTGTTCTGATTGTAACACTACTAAAACCCCTCTTTGGAGAAGTGGTCCTAAAGGCCCTAAG TCGCTTTGTAATGCATGTGGAATTCGACAAAGAAAAGCTAGGAGAGCAGCAGCAGCGGCAGCAGCAGCATCAACAACACCAAATAATGGGACAAATTTCACTAGTActgaaacaacaacaacaacgacgatgAAGATAAAGGTACAACAACAAAAGCACAAAGTAACAAAAGTGAATGCCAATCATGTTGTACCCTTCAAGAAAAGGTGCAAATTTTTAAGTAGTACTACTACTCCTGCACCTGAATCTGGACTTGTACCTACACCTGCTCCTCGTGTTGgttcatcatcatcgtcatcattttataataataataacaacgacgtgcaacaaaagaagaagatcTGTTTCGAAGATTTCTTTATGAATTTGAGCAATAACTTGGCAATCCATCGCGTTTTCCCTCAGGATGAGAAGGAAGCAGCAATTTTGTTAATGGCATTATCTAGTGGCCTTGTTCATGGCTAA
- the LOC107005310 gene encoding uncharacterized protein At4g29660, whose translation MATYLWRKYADYVYTKWEKTLLWDMVEPFRRPKSFTPLVTIYVCAFYTGVIGAAITEQLYKEKYWEDHPGQDVPLMKPMFYGGPWRVMRGDVPPMGKFDL comes from the exons ATGGCAACGTATTTATGGAGGAAATATGCAGATTATGTCTACACAAAATGGGAAAAGACGCTCCTCTGGGATATGGTAGAACCATTTAGGAGACCAAAATCGTTTACTCCTCTTGTTACTATCTACGTATGTGCATTTTATACCGGGGTTATTGGAGCAGCCATCACTGAACAACTCTACAAG GAGAAATACTGGGAAGACCACCCTGGGCAAGATGTGCCTCTAATGAAACCAATGTTTTATGGTGGCCCTTGGAGAGTAATGAGAGGTGACGTTCCTCCTATGGGGAAGTTCGATCTCTGA